The region CAGCCCCGGGCTGAGGTGCGGGCCCAGCGCGTCCGCCGTGACGTCCTCGCCCGCCACGCGCGGCAGCGAGCGGGCGTCCAGCCCCCGGGCGCGCAGCGTGTCCCGGAGCGTCTCGTCGGCCAGGAAGCGGTTCCCGGTGAACGCGATCAGCGGCATTCGCCCGCCCAGTCCGCCAGGTCCGGCAGAGCCGCCAGTCCCAGCGCCACCCGCGCGTCACTCAGGTCCGCGTACAGCGCCGCGGCGCTCGCGGGCCGCCGGGCCCGGTCCCGCGTCAGGCACTGCGTCAGGAGGCCGTGCAGCGCCTCCGGGCCGGGCAGCGGCGCGCGCAGGTCACTCAGGCCCGCCAGCCACCCGAACGCGTCCTCGAAGGGCGGTTCGCCCGCCAGGCAGTCGAACAGCAGCACGCCCAGCGAGTACAGGTCGCTGCGCGGGTCGCCCCGCACGCCCAGGAACTGCTCGGGCGCCATGAAGTGCGGGGTGCCCATGCGCGTCCCGCTGTGGATGTCCAGCGGCAGCTTCACCGAGTGGCTCATGCCGAAATCGATCACGCGCACCGCGTCGAAGGCCGCGCGGCCGCCGTCCAGCATCACGTTCTCGGGTTTCAGGTCGTGGTGCGTCACGCCGCACGCGTGCAGGGCCGTCACGGCCGCCAGCACGCCCCCGGCGACCAGCGTCGCCTCGTCCGCGCCGAGCGGTCCCCCGTCGAGCCGTTCGCGCAGCGTCACGCCCCCGATCAGCGGGAACAGCAGGGCGTCGCGCGCCACGGCGATCGGCGACACCACCAGCGGGTGCCGGACGCTGCGGGCCACGTGGCCCTCGTGCTCGAACCGGGCGCGGGTGTCGGGATCGTCGAAGACCAGCGTCTTGGCGAACACCGCCCGGCCCGCCCAGCACGCCGACTCGCAGCGCACCCCCGCCCGCTCGCTGAGGGTCACCCGGTCCGTCAATGCCCCCTGGGCGTTCAGAGCCTGCACGTCATTCACTGCCGTTAAGTCTTTCACATTCCCCCCGCGAGAATGGCGGCACCTGAACACTCTGCCCGGCAGCCCCGCCCGCCCGGCGACCCGGCGGCCCTCACCGTCGGCGCTCCAGCGTGCGGTAGAACGCCGCGACCTGCCGCGCCACCTCCGGCGTGAAGCGGTTCCCGCCCAGGTGACCGCCACTCAGGCGCACCAGTCCGCCCACGTCCGGCTCGCCCGCCTCGGCCCACAGCGCCTCGCCGTTGCGCTCGAACGGCACGGTCCGGTCGTCCGGACTGCCGAACACCAGCATCGGCAGCCGTCCCCACGTCCGGGCCAGCCACGCCGGGTTCAGGTCCTCCGGGGGGTCGGGCAGTCCGTACGCCGCCCCGATCTCCTCCCGGCGGGACACCGCCGAGCCCCACGCGACGCGCAGGTCCACCCACCCGTCGATCAGCGCCACGCCCTCGACCGGGTACGGCGCGCCGGGCAGCGCCGATCGCAGCGCCATCAGGCCGCCCATGCTCAGGCCCAGCGCGTACGTGCGCCCCGACCACGGAAAGAGGTCGGTCGACTGCGCGTGCACCTGCCCCAGCGCCGCCAGTCCCGCCGGGCTGCCCCAGCTGGTCGGCCCGCCGTCCCCGGAGAGCAGCACCGCGAAGCCCGCGTGAATGAGCGCCGAGGTCAGCACCGACGCGCTGGCACTGTCACGCAGGTGCGCCGCCGACTGCCCGCGCGGGTGCGACACGACCACCAGCGCGCACGCCTGCACGCACGATCTCGGCACCCGCAGCAGC is a window of Deinococcus grandis DNA encoding:
- a CDS encoding serine/threonine-protein kinase — protein: MNDVQALNAQGALTDRVTLSERAGVRCESACWAGRAVFAKTLVFDDPDTRARFEHEGHVARSVRHPLVVSPIAVARDALLFPLIGGVTLRERLDGGPLGADEATLVAGGVLAAVTALHACGVTHHDLKPENVMLDGGRAAFDAVRVIDFGMSHSVKLPLDIHSGTRMGTPHFMAPEQFLGVRGDPRSDLYSLGVLLFDCLAGEPPFEDAFGWLAGLSDLRAPLPGPEALHGLLTQCLTRDRARRPASAAALYADLSDARVALGLAALPDLADWAGECR
- a CDS encoding alpha/beta hydrolase family protein; protein product: MRELTARRRREQGRQAPGAARRVRALAAALVLTWSGAQAMVLAPTVTTGAAPDRAARGSVPSGVWVPVGSGEALSLLRVPRSCVQACALVVVSHPRGQSAAHLRDSASASVLTSALIHAGFAVLLSGDGGPTSWGSPAGLAALGQVHAQSTDLFPWSGRTYALGLSMGGLMALRSALPGAPYPVEGVALIDGWVDLRVAWGSAVSRREEIGAAYGLPDPPEDLNPAWLARTWGRLPMLVFGSPDDRTVPFERNGEALWAEAGEPDVGGLVRLSGGHLGGNRFTPEVARQVAAFYRTLERRR